The sequence below is a genomic window from Cryobacterium arcticum.
AATGGCCACCCCCATATTTTACGCGTCGGTGCTTTCGGGGCAGCAGCCACGTAGGCTGAAACACCAGACCACCAGCCGAACCCTTGGAGCGTGTATGCCCAGCACCGATCCCTTCGCCCGTTTCGGCGAGGTGCCACTGTTCAGCCTGACCAGCTCCGTGATGACCGACGGCGGGCCCCTCGCGGCCGCGCAGTACGGCGCCGGCGCCGGTGGACAAGATGTGTCCCCCGACCTGCACTGGACGGGTTTCCCCGCCGAGACCAAGAGCTTCGCTCTGACCGTCTATGACCCGGATGCGCCCACAGGCTCGGGCTTCTGGCACTGGGCGCTGTTCAACATCCCCGCCGAGACCACCAGCCTGCCCACCGGCGCCGGGGCCGAGAACTCGGTGCTGCTGCCCGCGGGCGCCGTCGTGATGCCCAACGAGGGCCGCGAACCCACCTTCATCGGAGCCGGCCCGCCTCCCGGAACGGGCACCCACCGCTACCAGTTCGTCCTGCACGCGCTCGACGTGGCCGACCTCGGCGTCGACCCACAGGCCACGCCCGCGGTGATGGGCTTCAACGTGCATTTCCACACCCTGGCCCGCGCCGTTCTCGAGGCCACGGGAGTCGCCGGAGGCGCCTCTGCCTGAGCCGGGGAACCGCCGGATTCATGCACATGAATGATTCTCAGGTTATCTCAGGGTGTGACGACTATCGTCATCAGGCGGCAAAATTCTGATGCACGCGCCTCCAGGGTGACATCGGTTTGACCCTGCCGCTCTCGGCAGAGCCACTCCGGCAGTAAGGCACCATGTTCCAAATCTCCCCCCTCACCAGCAGCGCATTCGATTCCACCGCGGGTCCCGCCCGGGACTCCCACCTCACCCACCGGGAGACCGGGCTGGCGCGGGTGCCGGTCTGGCTCTGGCGGGCGTTGATGACGCGGCTCGCACCCGGTGAGCTGCACAAGTTCAACGCCGATCCCATCGACGCCGTGGACTACCACTTCGACCTCGACTACGTGGGCGACGGCATCCGCGACCACCGACTCGATGTTCTGGTGCCGCACGATGCCGTCGACGGGGCATCGGCCCCGGACCCGCTGCCGGTCTACGTGTACTTCCACGGCGGCGGCTGGACCTCTGGTGACAAGGCCCCGCTCACCAAGTACGCCGCCAGCCAGGCCGTCGAGGGCATGGTCGTGGTCAACGCCAATTACCGCATGGCCACGCGGTTCGGTATCAAGCACATGCTGCACGACGCCAATGACGTGCTCACCTGGGTCAAGCGCAACATCCTCGAGTACGGCGGCGACCCCACCCGCATCGTGATCGGCGGCGACTCCGCCGGCGGTCACATCGCGGCGCTGCTCACCGCCGCGGCCAACGACGAGGCCCTCGCCGCGCACCACGACATCGACCTGCAGATCGAGCCCGGCCACCTGCGCGGTCTCGTGCAGCACTGCAGCATCGCCGATTTCTCGGTGATGTTCGAGCGCGGCTTCGTGCTCAGCCTCAACTTCCTGAGGATGTTGCTCCCCGAGCGCGGCCGTGGCCAATCGCTGCGCGATGCCGCCCGTTTCCTGTCGCCGATCGAGTGGCTGGGCAAGGGGTTCCCGCCGGTCTTTGTCACAACTTCGGAGCGGGACTACTTCTACCGCGCCAACCTCAACTTCATCGAGGCCCTTCGGCGTCGCTCGGTCCTCGTCGACACCGTGATCTACGGCCGGCACCGCACTAACACCCGGCACACCTGGCAGCAGGATGCGAGCCACCCCGAATCGCAGGAGGTCTACCGGCGGTTGGGCACGTTCGTGCGCAAGGTGGCCGCCCTGCCCACCCAGGCCGCGCACGCGCTCGCCCGCTCAGCTCCGGCCGAACCCGCCCTGGCCTGATTCCCGCGGTGGCCGCGGTACGCCGCATGGTAGACAGGTTCGACCTGCCGCACACCCGGGCAGGGCCACGCCGGCTCCGAGGGAAGACATGAACCAGGCCCACCCGTTCCTTCCCGCCGGCCTCCCGTTCACCGGCCTGCCCCGAACCGGGCTGCCGCCGCGGGCCCTGACGGTCGACGACCCTCAGCTCGCCGAGCACATCACGCTCCGGCTCACCGACGTGCGCGAGGTGGCCAGGCACCGCGAATACCGCGCGTTCGCCGGCGCCTGGAACGACACCGAGATCGTTGTCGCTTGCCACGGCGCCGGGGCCCCCGGCGCCATCCGGCTCTATCAGGAGCTGATGGATGCCGGCGCGGACACCATCATCAAACTCGGCTCCGCCGCAGCCCTACTGCGCGGCATCGGCCCGGGCGATCTCATCGTGGCGGAGTCCTGCGTGCGCGACGACGGCGTGACCGGGCAACTCGTGCCCGCGGGCTACCCGGCGGCCGCCGGCCCCGAGGTGGTGTTGGCGCTGGCCGCATCCGCTCACGGACACGACGCGCCGCACCACCGCGGTGTCGTCTGGAGCCGGGCCGCATCCTTCCCCGGCATCGTCGATCTCGACCAGGCCGGCTACGTGTCGCTCGGCGTCCTCGCTCTCGAGATGGAACTCGCGGCGCTTCTCGTGCTGGCGTCCACCCGCGGCGTGCGGGCCGGCGGCTGCCTGGTGATCGAGGGCGCCGGCACCGTCGCCGACCCCGCGCACCTCGCCCGCGGAGCCTCCGTGGCCCTTGACGCCCTCGTCGGCCTGCCCGACGCCTGAGTCCGAACCATCGCGAGTCTCCGCCGGTCGCCCCACCAGCGGCCACCGGCGGCTAGCATCGTCGGGTGCACATGTTCTTTCGAACCCTGCTCCACTCGCTGCTGTCGCGCTTCGGCCCCCGGCTCGGGCACTATGACGTGGCCCGCACCCGCTTCATCACGCTGCCCACCGACCAGGACATCCTGCGGCACATGAACAACGGCGTGTACCTTTCGATCATGGACATCGCCCGGTTCGACATGCTGCACCGCACCGGCATCTGGGCGATCTTCCAAGCCAAGGGCTGGTATCCGGTCGTGGTGTCCGAGACCATCAGCTTCCGCAAATCGCTCACCCTCGGCCAGCGCTTCACGGTGGAGTCCCGCATCCTGGGCTTCGACGAGAAGGCCGTCTATGTTGAGCAACGCTTCGTGCGCCCCGTCGCCGATGCGGATGCCGGCGGCGCCGTCGAGGTGTACGCCCGCGGGTTCATCCGCGGCCGGTTCCTCAAGCGCACGGGCGGTGTCGTGACGATCGACGAACTCATCGACGCCGTCGGTGCCGTGCCCGACGACCTCACGGTGCCGGCCTGGCTGCTCGACTGGAGCGCCGATGTCGCCATGCCGGCAACCCGCGCGGCGGCCCCCAGCATCTGGGAGTAGCCGGTCAGACCGAGTCGGTGCTCCCCAGCTCGATGTCCACCGGCGCGGTGGTTGCCTGCTGGGTGCGCTTGGGCACGATCAGCTCTTGGTAGTGCTTCTTCAGGGCGGGGTAGTACCTGCTGAACGGCGGCAGTGCGTGGTGTGTGCGGGAGGCGACCAGGCGATCGAGGTAGTAGTCCCAGACCGGTCCGAAGGTGGCTGCTTCAGCCGGGGATTGCAGCCGCAGCCCGAAGGTGAGCACGGTTTTTCCCGAGCCCTCGGTGAGATGGGCGAGGACCCGCCAGGCGTCCTCGCCCTCACCGATGTCGAGCGCCAGGCGGGTGGGCGGTGTGCACTCGAGGATGCTCACGTACTCCCACTGTGAATCGTTCTTGGACTCCATGCGAAAACGCACGGCTCCGGTCAGGGGAGAGCCGGTGTACGTGCCGATCCAGCCGTGCAGGGCCTCGGGCTTCGTCAGCCCCTCCCAGATGTACTCGGGGGCCGCGGTGAAGATCCGGTCGAAGAGCAGGTAGAGCCCGTCGTCCCGGTGGGCGAAACGTCCGGTGGCATGGGCGACGTCCGGCGGACCAGGCAGGGGCTGGGTGGGCATAGTGACCTCCACGGTGAGTGAAACACGAGCCTTCTCTCTGAGGCTATGCCTAGTTCGGGGCCGCCGCCAGAGCGCG
It includes:
- a CDS encoding YbhB/YbcL family Raf kinase inhibitor-like protein, yielding MPSTDPFARFGEVPLFSLTSSVMTDGGPLAAAQYGAGAGGQDVSPDLHWTGFPAETKSFALTVYDPDAPTGSGFWHWALFNIPAETTSLPTGAGAENSVLLPAGAVVMPNEGREPTFIGAGPPPGTGTHRYQFVLHALDVADLGVDPQATPAVMGFNVHFHTLARAVLEATGVAGGASA
- a CDS encoding alpha/beta hydrolase; the protein is MFQISPLTSSAFDSTAGPARDSHLTHRETGLARVPVWLWRALMTRLAPGELHKFNADPIDAVDYHFDLDYVGDGIRDHRLDVLVPHDAVDGASAPDPLPVYVYFHGGGWTSGDKAPLTKYAASQAVEGMVVVNANYRMATRFGIKHMLHDANDVLTWVKRNILEYGGDPTRIVIGGDSAGGHIAALLTAAANDEALAAHHDIDLQIEPGHLRGLVQHCSIADFSVMFERGFVLSLNFLRMLLPERGRGQSLRDAARFLSPIEWLGKGFPPVFVTTSERDYFYRANLNFIEALRRRSVLVDTVIYGRHRTNTRHTWQQDASHPESQEVYRRLGTFVRKVAALPTQAAHALARSAPAEPALA
- a CDS encoding acyl-CoA thioesterase, whose amino-acid sequence is MHMFFRTLLHSLLSRFGPRLGHYDVARTRFITLPTDQDILRHMNNGVYLSIMDIARFDMLHRTGIWAIFQAKGWYPVVVSETISFRKSLTLGQRFTVESRILGFDEKAVYVEQRFVRPVADADAGGAVEVYARGFIRGRFLKRTGGVVTIDELIDAVGAVPDDLTVPAWLLDWSADVAMPATRAAAPSIWE
- a CDS encoding SRPBCC domain-containing protein — its product is MPTQPLPGPPDVAHATGRFAHRDDGLYLLFDRIFTAAPEYIWEGLTKPEALHGWIGTYTGSPLTGAVRFRMESKNDSQWEYVSILECTPPTRLALDIGEGEDAWRVLAHLTEGSGKTVLTFGLRLQSPAEAATFGPVWDYYLDRLVASRTHHALPPFSRYYPALKKHYQELIVPKRTQQATTAPVDIELGSTDSV